The DNA window AATTAGTTGGGCTACCAGAAAACTTTTCTTTTATGGGAGAAGAAAAAGATAAACTCGCCCAAGCCGCAACCATCACCCGCGAAACAGAACAGTTTCTCAAAAAAATGGCTCAACGCTTCCAAGTCACAATTTTAGGCGGCAGCTTTCCTGTTTTGGTAGAAGAGACAGGCAAAGTTTATAATACTTCCACCCTAATTGACCAAAGTGGTTTAGAAGTTGTCCGTTACCAAAAGGTACATTTATTTGATGTGAATGTTCCCGATGGTAATACTTATCGTGAATCTAGCACTGTAGTAGCTGGTACACAATTGCCATCAGTATATTTTTCCCCAGAACTGGGCGGTATTGGTCTTTCTGTGTGTTACGATGTGCGCTTTCCAGAATTGTATCGCCATCTATCCAGTAAGGGAGCCGATGTAATGTTTATTCCTGCGGCGTTTACTGCTTTTACTGGCAAAGACCACTGGCAAGT is part of the Aulosira sp. FACHB-615 genome and encodes:
- a CDS encoding carbon-nitrogen hydrolase family protein, which encodes MKSYLAAAIQMTSVPDLYKNLAQAEELIELAVRRGAELVGLPENFSFMGEEKDKLAQAATITRETEQFLKKMAQRFQVTILGGSFPVLVEETGKVYNTSTLIDQSGLEVVRYQKVHLFDVNVPDGNTYRESSTVVAGTQLPSVYFSPELGGIGLSVCYDVRFPELYRHLSSKGADVMFIPAAFTAFTGKDHWQVLLQARAIENTCYVIAPAQTGTNYARRQTHGHAVIIDPWGVILADAGEKPGIAIAEINPSRLEQVRRQMPSLQHRVFG